A single genomic interval of Rosistilla ulvae harbors:
- a CDS encoding NAD-dependent epimerase/dehydratase family protein, whose translation MPDLIESEAQLDAMLALPDDRLIDFMRQLEGDLIILGIAGKMGVSLGQLAVAAIEKAGVEKNVYGVARFSDADARARLEAAGVRTIQCDLLDRTAVAKLPQSPNVLFMAGRKFGTGGEEPLTWAMNTLVPANVADHFRESRIVAFSTGCVYPLARVDSQPDETMPPDPIGEYAQSCLGRERMFEYGSNRWGTPVCLYRLNYSIDLRYGVLHDIATKIWHGQPVDNSAEAFNVIWQGDANRQALLCLGHCSSPANILNVTGPETLETEAVARQFGELLEKPVQFTSTPGDGCYLSDSSQATKLFGSPSVTADQLIRWQAHWIKAGGRSLGKPTHFEISDGAY comes from the coding sequence TTGCCTGACCTCATCGAATCCGAAGCACAACTCGACGCGATGCTCGCTCTGCCCGACGATCGGTTGATCGATTTCATGCGTCAACTGGAAGGGGACCTGATCATCCTGGGGATCGCCGGGAAGATGGGAGTTAGTCTCGGGCAGTTGGCTGTCGCGGCGATCGAGAAGGCGGGCGTTGAAAAGAACGTCTACGGGGTCGCGAGGTTTTCCGATGCCGACGCCCGCGCTCGCTTGGAAGCCGCCGGGGTTCGGACGATCCAGTGCGATTTACTCGACCGCACCGCTGTGGCAAAGCTGCCTCAATCACCTAACGTCCTATTCATGGCAGGCCGCAAGTTTGGAACCGGCGGCGAGGAACCGCTGACTTGGGCGATGAACACGTTGGTCCCAGCAAACGTCGCCGATCATTTTCGCGAATCCAGGATCGTCGCCTTTTCGACTGGCTGCGTTTACCCGCTGGCTCGCGTCGACAGCCAACCCGACGAGACGATGCCCCCCGATCCTATCGGCGAATACGCTCAGTCGTGTCTGGGCCGCGAACGGATGTTCGAATACGGCAGCAATCGCTGGGGAACGCCGGTTTGCCTGTATCGGCTGAATTACTCGATCGACCTTCGCTACGGAGTGTTGCACGACATCGCTACGAAGATCTGGCACGGGCAACCAGTCGATAACTCGGCGGAAGCATTTAATGTGATTTGGCAGGGGGATGCGAATCGGCAAGCGTTGCTCTGCCTGGGGCACTGTTCGTCGCCAGCCAACATTCTGAATGTCACCGGCCCCGAAACGCTTGAGACCGAAGCGGTTGCGAGGCAGTTTGGCGAGCTGCTCGAGAAACCTGTGCAGTTCACATCGACTCCGGGCGATGGTTGTTATCTGAGCGATAGTTCCCAGGCGACGAAGTTGTTTGGCTCACCGTCGGTCACCGCCGATCAACTGATCCGTTGGCAGGCACATTGGATCAAGGCCGGCGGCCGCTCGCTGGGCAAACCAACACACTTTGAAATCAGCGACGGAGCGTATTGA
- a CDS encoding 3-keto-disaccharide hydrolase, with amino-acid sequence MRSFFVAAMAIGLLMPCGMTVSAADVEEGYTSLFNGTDMTGWVKRGGSAEYHVENGAIVGKCVPNTPGNTFLCSEKEFGNFILKLHYKVIEAGNSGVQFRSAAREEGDRERVFGYQYEISTGGNTTGRIYDEGRRGHKHGIIWLDAYTPEDRLAAAQASYKKDEWNDLEIQCVGPSIKTWLNGKLVVDMFDSFSMKGFFGLQIHSGKAGSVAWKNIRVKDLGQSQWEPFFVKTDDGKYQLADAKFVLPEEWSFTEEGVLHGVHAKSQGKDGLVISNKNYDNFIARVTYRMHGGNSALYFRAEETSAPWVLRGFQNEIANNSKDSALWHTAGIVDGKMIPGRGWVATNDEFIEKVRNKDDQWNTTCTAAFGDRLVQTLNGFCTSDFIDEASEKTGKLGLQMHGGTDCEMYFKDFEVMPITDDMKKLIERK; translated from the coding sequence ATGAGAAGTTTTTTTGTAGCCGCGATGGCGATCGGGCTGTTGATGCCCTGCGGTATGACCGTGTCGGCGGCGGATGTCGAGGAGGGCTACACCTCGCTCTTCAACGGCACCGACATGACCGGCTGGGTCAAGCGTGGCGGGTCGGCTGAATACCACGTCGAGAACGGAGCGATCGTCGGGAAATGTGTTCCCAATACGCCGGGCAATACGTTTCTGTGCTCGGAAAAGGAATTTGGCAACTTCATTTTGAAGCTGCATTACAAAGTCATCGAAGCCGGAAATTCCGGGGTCCAGTTCCGCTCCGCCGCACGCGAGGAAGGGGATCGCGAGCGTGTCTTCGGATATCAGTATGAAATCAGCACCGGTGGTAACACGACGGGGCGCATCTATGACGAAGGACGGCGCGGCCACAAGCACGGCATCATCTGGCTCGATGCCTACACGCCCGAAGATCGTCTCGCCGCAGCTCAAGCGAGCTACAAAAAAGATGAATGGAACGATCTGGAAATTCAGTGCGTTGGACCATCGATCAAGACTTGGTTGAACGGCAAGTTGGTCGTCGACATGTTCGACAGTTTTTCGATGAAGGGATTTTTCGGGCTGCAGATTCACTCCGGCAAGGCCGGCTCGGTCGCTTGGAAAAATATCCGCGTCAAGGATCTGGGACAGAGCCAGTGGGAACCGTTTTTCGTCAAAACCGACGACGGCAAATATCAGCTTGCGGACGCCAAGTTCGTTCTTCCCGAAGAATGGTCGTTCACCGAAGAGGGTGTTTTGCACGGCGTCCACGCCAAGAGCCAAGGCAAGGATGGGCTCGTGATCTCCAACAAGAACTACGACAACTTCATTGCTCGCGTCACCTACCGGATGCACGGCGGCAACAGCGCCCTCTATTTCCGCGCCGAGGAAACGAGCGCCCCGTGGGTCCTACGCGGATTCCAAAATGAAATTGCCAACAACAGCAAAGACTCCGCTCTCTGGCACACCGCGGGCATCGTCGACGGCAAGATGATTCCGGGGCGCGGCTGGGTCGCTACGAACGATGAGTTCATCGAAAAGGTTCGCAACAAAGACGACCAGTGGAACACGACCTGCACCGCTGCGTTTGGCGACCGCTTGGTCCAGACGCTGAACGGATTCTGTACTTCGGATTTCATCGACGAAGCGTCCGAGAAGACTGGTAAGTTGGGTCTGCAGATGCACGGTGGCACCGATTGCGAAATGTACTTCAAGGACTTCGAAGTCATGCCGATCACCGACGACATGAAGAAGCTGATCGAACGCAAGTAA
- a CDS encoding LamG domain-containing protein — translation MTSLPHRLVFRILFTLVATGCLNASALLAQESAVRWWEPYTDASGPEVLGLWKFDGDEASFTSDSSSHKHAATLRGAKQSSDGRFDGCLETSAGYPVEDKSHSLHVAKSPVLSPSGAFTVEMWLRAKEGEEFPAKYAAVLLDMKYVPDNHTGFMFSLSPGRAIGTRLLHLEIGGGLDSTHWYSLPFPMEAGDWRHVAFTYDGIGTAEFFVDGSTVGRSTIATAGPMAAAIRPLSIGDRIGSLYRGFPGFIDEVRITSGVREFQPVGFVPESERFVFQRMSENAFLTAQLTNRTGESLSGAIVTALLPDGSTQRLNVPELGDGASHQLKLKIDTALKPGEYFVELSATVPNWGGTDAGYQSTSRIPVVIVKRPLPDRMPVVMWGVGGTDGVIKEIPRLKQIGFTHCLGLRSEFQRIWDGGADALPDSAEDIREGRNMLNAALENDLQIVASLSPGRWLRTAAVGKSFRRIDRNGDNYDRQDISGLFPAVQGFAFNSGAAMGRAYGDHPAFSSALLHTEVRGETQVSFLPIEIEAYRKATGKEIPAEVTIKNGVQWQKLADFPKNRVIADDNPILQYLTWFWKTGDGWNELNTQLHEGLKQHTHDGFWSFYDPAVRAPSIGGSGGRANVLSHWTYSYPDPIRIGLCTDELFELARANGHDQDVMKMTQLIWYRSQTAPKKKATDVAASPWVDQDPDADYISIAPMHLREAFWWKLSRPITGIMYHGWQSLVETESPGAYRYTNPNTQHELQRLIHDVVQPLGPTLMQVPDPPSDVVFLESFTSQMFARRGTYGWNRSWAGDMYHILMYAQLQPRVLYEESLRSGGLKGAKVLVMADCDVLTESVVRLIQEFQSNGGLVVGDAEVCPAIKPDLVIPRFARTKQADNDRNALQEAAKQLRTWLDPQYARVVDSSNLDVVTRRRVFGSTDYIFAVNDHREFGTYVGGYGMVMEDGLPSETTLHIDRKAGHVYDLIAGREIDADSVNGSIEVPLQLGPCQGRVLMVTQRPIRELTVAAPKESAPSQSITIDVAVTDGSQPVNAVVPVEVEIISPEGRRAEFSGHYAAKAGKLTIRFDFAANDRLGVWEVQAKELASGKSATAYVRLTESDK, via the coding sequence ATGACTTCATTGCCCCACCGACTCGTATTCCGAATTCTGTTTACCCTTGTTGCGACGGGCTGCCTGAACGCATCGGCGTTGCTTGCACAGGAATCGGCAGTTCGCTGGTGGGAACCGTATACCGATGCCAGCGGCCCGGAAGTCCTTGGGCTTTGGAAGTTTGATGGGGACGAGGCTTCGTTCACAAGCGACTCGTCGTCTCACAAACACGCGGCGACTCTGCGAGGCGCGAAGCAGAGTTCCGATGGCCGCTTTGATGGCTGCCTGGAAACGTCAGCCGGCTACCCGGTCGAAGATAAAAGTCACAGCCTGCATGTTGCGAAGTCGCCAGTGTTGTCGCCCAGCGGAGCGTTCACCGTAGAGATGTGGTTGCGAGCGAAAGAGGGTGAAGAGTTTCCCGCAAAATACGCTGCCGTTCTGCTAGACATGAAATATGTGCCGGACAATCACACGGGGTTCATGTTTTCGTTGTCGCCGGGCCGCGCGATCGGAACACGATTGCTGCATCTGGAAATCGGCGGCGGCCTGGATTCGACGCATTGGTATTCCTTGCCGTTTCCGATGGAAGCGGGAGACTGGCGGCATGTTGCGTTCACGTACGATGGTATTGGGACCGCGGAGTTTTTTGTCGATGGCTCAACCGTCGGGCGATCAACAATTGCAACCGCCGGGCCAATGGCCGCCGCGATTCGTCCGTTGTCGATTGGCGACCGGATCGGTTCGCTGTATCGCGGCTTCCCCGGCTTCATCGACGAAGTGCGGATCACGTCGGGCGTGCGGGAGTTTCAGCCAGTCGGTTTTGTTCCCGAGTCCGAACGGTTTGTGTTCCAACGCATGTCGGAGAACGCGTTCCTGACGGCGCAGTTGACCAACCGGACTGGCGAATCGTTGTCCGGTGCGATTGTCACGGCGCTGCTGCCCGACGGTTCGACACAGCGGTTGAACGTGCCGGAGCTTGGCGACGGAGCGTCTCATCAGTTGAAGCTGAAGATCGACACGGCCTTGAAGCCGGGCGAGTATTTTGTGGAACTTTCGGCGACGGTGCCGAACTGGGGTGGTACGGATGCCGGCTATCAATCGACATCGCGAATTCCCGTCGTGATCGTGAAACGACCGCTGCCGGATCGGATGCCGGTCGTGATGTGGGGTGTTGGCGGAACGGATGGAGTTATCAAAGAGATACCACGTTTGAAGCAGATCGGATTCACGCATTGCCTGGGGTTGCGATCGGAGTTCCAGCGGATCTGGGACGGCGGTGCCGACGCGCTCCCCGACTCTGCCGAAGATATTCGCGAGGGTCGCAACATGCTCAACGCAGCCCTCGAAAACGATCTGCAAATCGTGGCGTCGCTTTCGCCAGGTCGATGGCTGAGGACTGCGGCCGTGGGTAAATCGTTTCGTCGCATCGATCGCAACGGAGACAACTACGACCGTCAGGACATTAGCGGATTGTTTCCGGCGGTGCAGGGTTTTGCGTTCAACAGCGGAGCTGCGATGGGGCGTGCTTACGGCGATCATCCGGCGTTCAGTTCTGCTCTGCTGCACACCGAGGTGCGAGGTGAAACGCAGGTTTCGTTTCTACCGATAGAAATCGAAGCGTACCGAAAAGCAACGGGCAAAGAGATTCCCGCGGAAGTTACGATCAAAAATGGCGTTCAGTGGCAGAAGCTCGCCGACTTTCCAAAGAATCGAGTGATCGCCGATGATAACCCGATCCTTCAGTATCTGACTTGGTTTTGGAAAACGGGCGATGGCTGGAATGAACTGAACACGCAACTGCATGAAGGACTGAAGCAGCACACCCACGACGGGTTCTGGAGTTTCTATGATCCGGCAGTTCGTGCGCCAAGCATCGGCGGCAGTGGCGGCCGAGCCAATGTGCTGTCGCACTGGACGTACAGTTATCCCGATCCGATCCGCATCGGTTTGTGTACCGATGAGTTGTTTGAACTGGCTCGCGCCAACGGCCACGATCAGGATGTGATGAAGATGACCCAGTTGATCTGGTATCGGTCACAGACTGCCCCGAAGAAAAAGGCAACCGATGTCGCCGCGTCGCCGTGGGTTGATCAGGATCCCGATGCGGATTACATCAGCATCGCGCCGATGCATCTGCGAGAAGCCTTCTGGTGGAAACTTTCGCGACCGATTACGGGAATCATGTATCACGGTTGGCAATCGCTTGTTGAAACCGAATCGCCCGGCGCGTACCGCTACACGAATCCGAACACGCAGCACGAACTTCAACGATTGATTCATGATGTCGTGCAGCCTTTAGGACCGACGTTGATGCAGGTACCGGATCCACCGTCGGACGTGGTCTTTCTGGAGAGCTTCACCTCGCAAATGTTTGCTCGCCGCGGAACCTACGGCTGGAATCGTTCATGGGCCGGCGATATGTATCACATCCTGATGTACGCTCAATTGCAGCCGCGCGTCCTCTACGAAGAATCGCTTCGATCGGGCGGACTCAAGGGAGCGAAAGTCCTGGTCATGGCCGATTGCGATGTGTTGACCGAATCGGTCGTTCGGCTGATTCAGGAATTTCAAAGCAATGGTGGATTGGTTGTCGGCGATGCTGAAGTCTGTCCAGCGATTAAGCCCGATCTGGTGATTCCTCGATTTGCACGAACCAAGCAGGCCGATAACGATCGCAACGCATTGCAAGAAGCGGCCAAACAATTGCGGACATGGCTCGATCCGCAGTATGCGCGTGTTGTCGATTCGTCGAATCTCGACGTTGTCACTCGGCGTCGTGTTTTCGGCTCGACCGACTACATCTTTGCAGTCAACGATCATCGGGAATTCGGGACCTACGTCGGCGGCTATGGAATGGTCATGGAAGACGGGCTCCCTTCCGAAACGACGCTCCACATCGATCGCAAAGCCGGACACGTGTACGATCTCATCGCGGGACGGGAGATCGATGCGGATAGCGTCAATGGTTCGATCGAAGTTCCGCTGCAACTTGGTCCATGTCAGGGACGTGTGCTGATGGTGACTCAGCGGCCGATCCGCGAGCTGACGGTTGCGGCGCCAAAAGAGTCGGCTCCTTCACAATCGATAACGATCGATGTCGCCGTCACCGACGGGAGCCAGCCGGTCAACGCCGTGGTACCTGTAGAGGTTGAGATCATCTCGCCCGAAGGACGCCGTGCAGAATTCAGCGGTCATTATGCTGCCAAAGCTGGCAAATTGACGATTCGTTTCGACTTCGCTGCCAACGACCGGCTCGGCGTTTGGGAAGTGCAAGCGAAAGAATTGGCATCCGGAAAATCCGCGACCGCATACGTGCGATTGACTGAATCGGACAAATGA
- a CDS encoding DUF7133 domain-containing protein, giving the protein MKTRRLVFEHLSRIHGVARATCLLLMISCIGASAYGDDDLPGGGQATPVDSIALPAGFRAQLLRSAEKGEGSWVSMTFDDRGRVILGRDKRGVVRLTFSDDRGQVDQFEVIENTLKHCRGILWAHDSLYVCATNNSGFYRLRDTNGDDQFDSVQELMPFDYQSRYGHGPNQIVLGPDNMLYVVNGNDVAFPEGFAADSPYRDPEDDHLLPEPRDTVEDIRVGYVAKTDPEGKNREIVAGGFRNQFDVAFNADGEMFTYDADMEWDVGLPWYRPTRLNHVVSGGEYGWRWGTGKWPDYFADSLPTTLDTGLGSPTGLEFGTRSQFPPAYRESLFMGDWQHGRIFQVELTPRGASYGGQYKVFLEGGALNVCDLTFGPDGAMYFITGGRGSQSGLYRVTYEGPEVAAPSLDAEQTDQAQASAAARKVRHQLEQWHKRSDADAKAIDFIWPHLNSDDRWLRFAARLAIERQDLELWRERALNESQPKASIAALLALAHRGRAEDQSQLLTALGRVPLASLGREDLLDALRVWQLSFIRQGEPSESDRAKVLSQLSPLYPQTSGYVNRELCSLLIYLQAPDVVPRTVELIRAAISQEDMLYYSQRLARVSEGWTNETREAFFDSLLAARRFQGGKLLSVSLQQIHEDAIGTLTEAEKEHLKPRLDMLATATDGPSEDEAASASFVKQWTWEELEAELPRTRQGRSWEQGRAALAKAQCVKCHRVSEQGSPTGPDLTHVGRRFDERALLESIVQPSKVIDEKYRLSSYLMDSGNLVTGRPIGVSATVITVQTDSMRDETVPLKRAEIEQTTPSGLSPMPSGLMNVLTLDEILDLIAYLRSSGDPQAEAFQ; this is encoded by the coding sequence TTGAAAACTCGACGCCTAGTTTTTGAACACCTTTCACGAATCCATGGCGTTGCGCGAGCGACGTGTCTGTTGCTGATGATCAGCTGCATCGGCGCGTCCGCGTATGGCGATGACGATCTTCCCGGCGGTGGTCAGGCGACTCCGGTCGATTCGATCGCGTTGCCCGCCGGGTTCCGCGCTCAATTGCTGCGGTCAGCGGAAAAAGGGGAAGGGTCGTGGGTCAGCATGACGTTCGACGATCGAGGCCGAGTGATTCTGGGACGCGACAAACGAGGCGTGGTCAGGTTGACGTTTAGCGACGATCGTGGGCAAGTCGACCAATTCGAAGTGATCGAAAACACACTCAAGCATTGCCGTGGGATCCTCTGGGCACACGACAGCCTGTATGTGTGTGCGACAAACAACAGCGGGTTCTACCGGCTGCGCGACACCAACGGGGATGACCAGTTTGATTCGGTCCAGGAGCTGATGCCGTTCGATTACCAGAGTCGTTACGGGCACGGGCCCAATCAAATTGTGCTGGGCCCCGACAACATGCTGTATGTTGTCAACGGCAACGACGTGGCGTTCCCGGAGGGCTTTGCCGCCGACTCGCCTTACCGAGATCCTGAGGACGACCACCTGTTGCCCGAACCCCGCGACACAGTGGAAGACATTCGCGTGGGGTACGTTGCGAAGACCGATCCCGAAGGCAAGAACAGGGAGATCGTTGCCGGAGGTTTCCGCAACCAGTTCGATGTCGCCTTCAACGCCGACGGCGAAATGTTCACCTACGACGCGGATATGGAATGGGATGTCGGCCTGCCATGGTACCGCCCGACCCGGTTGAATCACGTCGTCTCCGGCGGCGAATACGGTTGGCGATGGGGAACGGGCAAATGGCCGGACTACTTCGCCGACAGCCTGCCCACTACGCTCGATACCGGACTGGGGTCGCCCACGGGGCTTGAGTTCGGCACGCGGTCTCAGTTTCCGCCGGCATATCGTGAGTCGCTGTTTATGGGCGACTGGCAGCACGGCCGCATCTTTCAAGTCGAATTGACACCTCGCGGTGCCAGCTACGGCGGACAATACAAAGTGTTCCTTGAAGGTGGCGCATTAAACGTCTGCGATCTGACGTTCGGTCCCGATGGAGCGATGTACTTCATCACCGGTGGACGCGGTTCGCAATCGGGACTGTATCGAGTGACCTACGAAGGCCCGGAAGTCGCGGCACCATCGCTCGACGCCGAACAAACCGATCAGGCACAGGCATCGGCTGCAGCCCGGAAGGTGCGACACCAGTTAGAACAATGGCACAAGCGGAGCGATGCAGACGCCAAGGCGATCGACTTCATCTGGCCTCACCTGAACAGCGACGATCGCTGGCTGCGATTTGCGGCACGGCTCGCCATTGAACGTCAGGACTTGGAGTTGTGGCGCGAGCGAGCGTTGAACGAATCGCAACCGAAAGCGTCGATTGCCGCGCTGTTGGCGTTGGCACACCGAGGGCGTGCGGAGGATCAGTCCCAGCTATTGACGGCGCTGGGGCGAGTGCCGCTGGCGTCGTTGGGCCGTGAAGATCTGCTGGATGCGCTGCGGGTTTGGCAATTGAGCTTCATTCGCCAGGGAGAGCCTTCGGAATCAGACCGCGCAAAAGTGCTGTCGCAACTCAGCCCATTGTATCCACAGACAAGCGGTTACGTGAATCGTGAGTTGTGCAGTTTGCTGATCTACCTGCAAGCACCCGACGTGGTACCGCGGACGGTTGAATTGATCCGGGCTGCAATCAGTCAGGAAGACATGCTCTATTATTCGCAACGGCTAGCTCGCGTCTCCGAAGGCTGGACAAACGAAACGCGGGAGGCCTTTTTTGATTCGCTGTTGGCGGCTCGTCGCTTTCAAGGAGGTAAATTGTTGAGCGTCTCGCTGCAACAAATCCATGAAGATGCGATTGGCACATTAACCGAAGCGGAGAAGGAACATCTGAAACCACGACTAGATATGTTGGCAACCGCGACTGATGGACCGAGCGAAGACGAGGCAGCTTCCGCCTCGTTTGTTAAACAATGGACGTGGGAGGAATTGGAAGCCGAGTTGCCACGGACACGTCAGGGGCGGTCATGGGAACAGGGCCGCGCCGCGTTGGCCAAAGCACAGTGCGTGAAGTGTCATCGCGTGAGCGAACAGGGAAGTCCCACCGGCCCCGATCTAACTCACGTCGGACGCCGCTTCGACGAACGGGCGTTGCTGGAATCGATCGTTCAGCCGTCGAAAGTGATCGACGAGAAGTATCGCCTGAGCAGCTATTTGATGGACAGCGGCAATCTTGTCACGGGGCGACCGATCGGCGTCTCCGCCACGGTGATCACCGTCCAGACCGATTCGATGCGTGATGAAACGGTACCGCTAAAACGCGCGGAGATCGAACAGACAACGCCAAGCGGTCTGTCGCCGATGCCGTCGGGGCTGATGAACGTGCTAACGCTCGACGAGATACTCGACCTCATCGCCTACCTAAGATCCAGCGGCGATCCGCAAGCGGAGGCTTTTCAATAG
- a CDS encoding dihydrodipicolinate synthase family protein → MKIQDLPAAVRENVRRGTVIPAQPLALDAQRKFAPRYQTALTRYYIDAGAGGIAVGVHSTQFAIRDPSIGLFKPVLSLASEVIDQYAGDQGRELFKVAGVCGETPQAVAEAQFAVSQRYHACLLSLAALAESSIDDLLDHCREVAEIMPVIGFYLQPAVGGRVLPYRFWRQFAEIENVIAIKLAPFNRYQTLDVVRAVCDAGREDAITLYTGNDDNIIADLITPYRMVTERGVKSVRIRGGLLGHWCVWTRVATSLLDEIHRMIDRGDDDIPTEWLSRNIEVTDCNAAFFDAANNFAGCIPGIHEVLRRQGLLPGTWCLDPNEVLSPGQSEEIDRVLAAYPHLNDDDFVREHLSRWLQHRSMG, encoded by the coding sequence ATGAAGATCCAAGACCTACCCGCCGCCGTCCGCGAGAACGTACGCCGAGGAACCGTCATCCCGGCTCAGCCGTTGGCACTGGACGCTCAGCGAAAATTCGCTCCTCGCTACCAAACCGCTCTAACGCGGTACTACATCGACGCGGGGGCCGGCGGCATCGCCGTTGGCGTTCATTCGACACAGTTTGCAATCCGCGATCCGTCGATTGGATTATTCAAACCGGTGCTGAGTCTGGCGTCGGAGGTCATCGACCAATACGCGGGCGATCAGGGACGCGAACTGTTTAAAGTCGCGGGAGTTTGCGGGGAGACGCCGCAAGCAGTCGCCGAAGCCCAGTTCGCCGTATCGCAGCGGTATCACGCTTGTCTGTTGAGCTTGGCGGCACTTGCCGAGAGCAGCATCGACGACTTGTTAGATCATTGCCGAGAAGTCGCCGAAATCATGCCGGTGATCGGCTTTTATTTACAGCCCGCCGTCGGTGGCCGCGTGTTGCCGTATCGCTTCTGGCGTCAGTTTGCCGAGATCGAAAACGTCATCGCGATCAAACTGGCTCCCTTCAACCGCTACCAAACCCTCGATGTCGTTCGGGCGGTTTGCGATGCCGGTCGCGAGGATGCGATCACACTCTACACCGGCAACGACGACAACATCATCGCCGACCTGATCACACCGTACCGGATGGTCACCGAGCGAGGCGTGAAGTCGGTTCGGATCCGTGGCGGATTGCTTGGACATTGGTGCGTATGGACTCGCGTGGCCACCAGCCTGCTCGACGAAATCCATCGGATGATCGACCGCGGCGATGACGACATCCCGACGGAATGGTTGAGCCGCAACATCGAAGTCACCGATTGCAACGCAGCCTTCTTCGATGCGGCGAACAACTTTGCCGGCTGCATCCCTGGAATCCATGAGGTACTGCGTCGTCAAGGATTATTGCCGGGAACCTGGTGCTTGGATCCCAACGAAGTCCTTTCGCCAGGCCAGTCGGAGGAGATCGACCGCGTGCTCGCCGCTTACCCACATCTCAACGACGATGATTTTGTGCGTGAACACCTGAGCCGATGGTTGCAGCATCGTTCCATGGGCTGA
- the tnpA gene encoding IS200/IS605 family transposase, translated as MGSFTQLNYHIIYATKYRHPSIVPDIRERLYEYIGGTIRAKKGALVEIGGIADHVHILANLSPTLAVSDVVRDIKANSSHWMNDQSEI; from the coding sequence ATGGGCAGCTTCACGCAACTGAACTATCACATCATTTACGCCACAAAATACCGTCACCCTTCGATAGTTCCTGACATTCGCGAACGGCTTTATGAATACATCGGTGGCACAATCCGTGCAAAGAAAGGAGCCCTTGTCGAAATCGGCGGTATCGCAGATCACGTTCACATCTTAGCCAATCTTTCGCCAACACTTGCAGTGTCTGACGTCGTTCGAGATATCAAGGCCAATTCATCGCATTGGATGAACGACCAATCCGAAATTTGA